GGATTGCTGTAATTCAGGTGAGCCCCAAAAGAAAATAGTTAACATTGACCCTCTTCAGTCGCCCGAAAACCAATTTATATGTTATTGCAAGGAGGTTACCAAAGGCAAGATTATTGAAGCCATCAAGAATGGAGCCAAGACGCTAAATGAGATAAAAGAGGCGACCGGCGCTAATACGGGAAACGAATGCAAAACCAAAAATCCCAGGAAGATATGCTGTTCC
This window of the Planctomycetota bacterium genome carries:
- a CDS encoding (2Fe-2S)-binding protein — protein: MDCCNSGEPQKKIVNIDPLQSPENQFICYCKEVTKGKIIEAIKNGAKTLNEIKEATGANTGNECKTKNPRKICCSGDIKLLLDYWIPKIGAKKPVKRG